From the Daphnia magna isolate NIES linkage group LG3, ASM2063170v1.1, whole genome shotgun sequence genome, one window contains:
- the LOC116918530 gene encoding zinc finger protein 236, which produces MELPTNDCDGTNPVTSFNFVLSDSLGGSNDLLDGETTVPLVFSTDFDINKLWKNGNGVQVVFIESSQVGIISDNGAAILSSSPIANEIADNDQPSDLPDLPDSRNLSDAFHVETPVNDSLTCPECGATFKKSADYKRHQLLHLDKKPYQCLTCNLSFNVEKNLKLHMALHSTSSQCPECGKKFSRMASLKAHISLHIEEDTLVCQQCDNEFETMRALRRHVEEEHQLNKTAPLTLAELNHSCNGSTDLGGPEPVIKIFPCKQCHVNFNTLRALKEHSRFHQKVNSILSCKKKGKANKVVGKPRFKCSHCPMEFDKPSLCARHERVHTGERPYKCDQCNRGFSQKNSLVSHQKAIHGREKPYKCALCPYASSQKGNLRAHVRRLHLFAYNEQQGDVHRCEDCSAVFRNVSSLTSHMSKFHCDTEQTDSSLSHLLDKNSDTISVLNVNGDDSVLRDGLNHKNDILQKALERIGLPLSDGGVDNSCQQRNGEQDKTKERTACTTTLVDRANPAKLVQYVVEYCMENSVRWLLCSDCPKRFKKPLDLVRHLRIHNCIMPYKCAICYKTFRLKSTLMSHLNSHNGTKAFECTVCNKKLASQASLGLHQRLHTGQRPYSCNYCGKQFRHRSYFKVHLQAHQRSLKSKSKAANTSEDPRLANDAGQSNMSVTLAEPLELTESGILPRQPLNAQLFSRLEAKGGTRQTRPFKCLQCGAAFKKSAHLNQHIRTHSGLKPFTCNVCLRNFVSKWVLKAHHLTHERVSAPNFQCPECNRCFTTKGTLNRHRASHSDSRPFLCPYCSKSFKTYSVCKKHVRTHTNEVIHLQQTQCSSSVPESVDADTVDRSPSRIPEPQAEPNWDLLNYESSDMPPDSSAAQPDVEYHLEDGTRDVVHSLPCTTSTMNDVSSYEPIQLSMDFGGEEVEDVIDTPADSDLQTIYDGQVLSQNFTFQENELLDSATDDSKKEDKNAVSRCLSCGREFKRAAHLKIHMRSNCGVMKAHICSICPKSFSTAQALMVHQKAHSDQYPMHCVCDTCGFKSSSIELHLRHVEDGCNQTRAEETSFKEQKSPMFTDAASTKEGFLLPSTDKMPKSLKECTQCSKSFKKQSDLIRHMRTHTGERPFNCTICDKSFTLKSTLTAHLRTHSPTGNKTVSCEFCKGLYSCRNTLRIHMRIHTGDKPFQCPECNLCFRTTGHRQSHLKSHRKAAQAVGKVKAIRTVTGVSNKKKPKVKATKQQMVSIDVDGSTQLAKVIAITGDLSNQHNSLGDQSGSLANLTVKFHLDEAGNVQLPALDSGTLLDLSDLFLTETDGQVTLTQQMSLPHLLTVGESNRDELSKNLMNSESGLRLLAGNHEGTMLVSSSHTDQHQSEIEEGADHVIMLEAVDPVVILGASSEKSPERVSVITSRNRHFQK; this is translated from the exons atggaattgcCGACCAATGACTGTGATGGAACTAACCCTGTCACGTCCTTCAATTTTGTTCTGTCCGACTCATTAG GAGGATCAAATGATCTTCTGGATGGGGAGACTACTGTTCCACTTGTATTTTCCACAGACTTTGATATAAATAAATTGTGGAAGAATGGGAATGGAGTGCAGGTGGTATTTATTGAATCTTCACAG GTTGGAATTATTTCCGACAATGGGGCAGCTATCCTCTCCAGTTCACCTATTGCTAATGAGATTGCGGACAATGATCAGCCATCAGATTTGCCAGATTTACCAGATAGCAGAAATTTGTCAGATGCTTTTCATGTTGAAACACCA GTAAATGATTCTTTGACCTGCCCAGAATGTGGAGCGACATTTAAGAAAAGTGCAGACTACAAAAGGCATCAGCTGCTACATTTAGACAAGAAGCCCTACCAATGTCTGACCTGCAACCTCTCATTTAACGTTGAG AAAAATCTTAAACTTCATATGGCCTTGCATAGCACATCAAGTCAATGTCCCGAATGTGGCAAGAAATTTTCGCGAATGGCTAGTTTGAAAGCTCATATTTCACTTCACATTGAGGAAGATACGCTTGTCTGTCAGCAGTGTGATAACGAATTCGAAACTATGAGAGCCTTACGGCGTCACGTAGAAGAGGAACACCAGCTGAACAAGACCGCCCCCTTAACCCTTGCCGAGCTCAATCACTCGTGTAACGGTTCGACCGATCTTGGAGGACCAGAACCAGTAATAAAAATCTTCCCCTGCAAGCAGTGCCATGTCAACTTTAACACTTTAAGAGCACTGAAGGAACATTCACGATTTCATCAAAAG GTCAATTCCATCTTGTCATGCAAGAAAAAGGGCAAAGCGAACAAAGTCGTAGGAAAACCTCGTTTCAAATGCTCTCACTGTCCCATGGAATTCGATAAGCCCAGCTTGTGCGCCCGTCACGAGCGAGTCCATACTGGCGAACGACCTTACAAG TGCGACCAATGCAATCGAGGCTTTAGTCAGAAGAACTCTCTTGTGAGCCATCAGAAAGCTATTCACGGACGTGAGAAGCCGTACAAGTGCGCATTATGCCCTTATGCCTCAAGCCAGAAAG GAAATCTTCGAGCTCACGTTCGGCGCCTTCACCTCTTTGCCTATAATGAGCAACAGGGTGATGTTCATCGCTGCGAAGATTGCAGCGCCGTATTTCGAAATGTATCGAGTTTGACATCTCACATGAGCAAATTCCACTGCGACACCGAGCAG ACGGACTCCAGTCTTTCCCACCTGCTGGATAAAAATTCCGACACCATTTCAGTTCTGAATGTTAATGGCGATGATTCCGTATTGCGTGATGGACTCAACCACAAGAATGATATTCTTCAAAAGGCCCTAGAACGCATTGGACTGCCACTCTCAGATGGTGGCGTGGATAATTCAT GCCAACAGCGAAATGGCGAgcaagataaaacaaaagaacgcaCAGCATGCACGACTACTCTCGTAGATAGAGCCAATCCAGCCAAACTAGT gcAATACGTTGTCGAATATTGCATGGAGAATTCAGTTCGCTGGCTCTTGTGCTCTGATTGCCCAAAGCGATTCAAGAAACCGCTGGATCTGGTTCGCCACCTTCGCATTCACAACTGCATCATGCCTTATAAG TGCGCAATCTGTTACAAGACGTTCCGTCTCAAATCGACTCTCATGTCGCACTTGAATTCGCACAATGGGACGAAAGCGTTTGAGTGCACAGTCTGCAATAAAAAACTGGCCAGTCAGGCAAGCCTTGGTTTACATCAAAG GCTCCATACTGGCCAGCGACCGTATAGCTGTAATTATTGTGGCAAGCAGTTTCGACATCGCAGCTATTTCAAGGTACACCTCCAGGCTCACCAGCGATCTCTCAAAAGCAAAAGTAAGGCTGCCAATACATCGGAAGACCCCCGTCTAGCGAACGATGCTGGCCAATCAAATATGTCCGTGACGTTAGCTGAACCGTTGGAATTGACCGAATCAG GAATCCTCCCGAGACAACCGTTGAATGCACAGCTGTTTAGCAGATTAGAAGCAAAAGGTGGCACTCGACAGACGCGCCCTTTCAAGTGTTTGCAATGTGGCGcagcttttaaaaaatcagctCATCTTAACCAGCATATCCGCACGCATTCGGGGCTGAAACCTTTTACATGCAACGTCTGCCTCCG GAATTTTGTTTCCAAGTGGGTTCTTAAAGCTCATCACCTGACGCACGAACGGGTTTCAGCGCCTAATTTCCAGTGCCCCGAATGCAATCGCTGCTTCACTACCAAGGGTACACTCAATCGACACAGAGCCAGTCACAGCGATTCAAGGCCTTTTCTCTGCCCGTACTGTTCAAAATCCTTTAAGACATACTCTGTTTGTAAAAAGCATGTCCGTACACACACTAACGAGGTCATTCATTTG CAACAAACACAATGTTCGTCATCCGTTCCAGAGTCAGTTGATGCTGACACGGTCGACCGATCGCCATCTCGCATTCCTGAGCCACAGGCAGAACCTAATTGGGATTTG TTGAACTATGAATCGAGCGACATGCCGCCAGATAGCAGTGCAGCTCAACCGGATGTTGAATATCATTTGGAGGATGGAACACGAGATGTTGTACATAGTCTCCCGTGCACGACATCGACCATGAATGATGTTTCTTCCTATGAACCTATACAACTAAGTATGGACTTTGGTGGCGAGGAGGTGGAAGATGTTATAGACACGCCAGCTGATTCTGATCTGCAAACAATTTATGACGGCCAAGTCTTGTCACAGAATTTCACATTTCAG GAGAATGAACTACTTGACTCAGCAACGGACGATTccaaaaaagaagataaaaa tGCTGTTTCCAGGTGCCTTTCGTGCGGAAGAGAATTCAAGCGAGCTGCCCATTTAAAAATTCACATGCGTAGTAACTGCGGAGTTATGAAAGCTCATATTTGTTCTATTTGCCCGAAATCGTTCTCAACTGCACAAGCTTTGATG GTTCATCAAAAAGCTCACTCAGATCAATATCCTATGCACTGTGTGTGTGACACATGCGGGTTTAAATCTTCTTCCATTGAGCTCCACTTACGTCATGTGGAAGATGGGTGCAATCAGACTCGGGCAG AGGAAACAAGCTTTAAAGAACAGAAGTCGCCAATGTTTACTGATGCGGCGTCCACAAAAGAGGGATTTCTTCTACCTTCCACGGATAAGATGCCAAAAAGCCTCAAAGAATGCACGCAGTGCagtaaaagtttcaa aAAACAATCAGATCTTATTCGTCATATGAGAACCCACACTGGAGAACGGCCTTTCAATTGTACGATATGTGATAAAAGTTTTACGCTCAAGTCCACCTTGACAGCCCATTTGCGTACCCATTCTCCTACTGGCAATAAGACCGTCTCTTGTGAGTTCTGCAAAGGTCTGTATTCCTGCCGGAACACGCTCCGAATTCACATGAGAATTCATACAG GAGATAAACCTTTCCAATGTCCTGAATGTAACTTGTGCTTCCGGACAACCGGCCACCGACAATCCCATCTTAAGAGTCATCGCAAAGCTGCTCAGGCAGTCGGTAAAGTGAAAGCAATTCGCACGGTAACAGGTGTATCCAATAAGAAGAAACCGAAAGTTAAAGCGACCAAGCAG CAGATGGTGAGTATAGACGTTGATGGAAGTACTCAGTTGGCAAAAGTTATTGCCATTACAGGAGACTTATCAAATCAGCACAATTCCCTGGGTGATCAAAGCGGATCTCTGGCCAATTTAACTGTGAAATTCCATTTAGATGAAGCTGGTAATGTCCAG ctaCCCGCGTTGGATTCGGGTACTTTACTGGACCTGAGCGATTTGTTCCTTACCGAAACCGATGGACAGGTTACTTTGACCCAGCAAATGAGTCTGCCTCACTTGTTAACAGTAGGCGAGTCAAATCGAGATGAACTGAGCAAGAACCTCATGAATTCTGAGTCGGGCCTGCGACTTTTGGCGGGAAACCACGAAGGTACGATGCTTGTTTCCAGCTCGCACACAGACCAACATCAGTCCGAAATAGAGGAGGGTGCAGATCATGTCATCATGCTCGAAGCAGTCGATCCTGTTGTTATTTTGGGAGCATCAAGTGAAAAGAGTCCTGAACGAGTGTCTGTAATTACGTCAAGAAATCGCCACTTTCAAAagtga